In Dyadobacter sp. CECT 9275, the following proteins share a genomic window:
- a CDS encoding PqqD family protein, with protein sequence MKYQLTSQQIASKVAGETVILNYAKGSYYGLDEVGVLVWDNLERGPQTLDSLCEAVTAEYEIDGDTCRNDVALLLKELVEESLVKETE encoded by the coding sequence ATGAAGTACCAGCTTACATCGCAACAAATTGCATCCAAGGTTGCCGGAGAAACAGTTATACTCAACTACGCTAAAGGTTCCTATTATGGTTTGGATGAAGTTGGTGTTTTGGTCTGGGATAATCTGGAAAGAGGCCCTCAGACTTTGGATTCGCTCTGCGAGGCGGTTACCGCAGAATATGAAATTGATGGCGATACCTGCCGAAACGATGTAGCGCTGCTGTTAAAGGAGTTGGTGGAAGAGAGCCTTGTAAAAGAAACTGAATAG